The DNA window CGCGATAGCTGGCTTCAGCTTCGAGCCGGAACGCACCAAAGTCATGGCCGACGACACCGCCGAAATCGTAACCCGTGTCATAGTTGGCAACCGCGTTGTCGGCGACACCGTTAACATCGAGGCTCTGGTCTTCGACGAGCATCACGCCGCCATCACCCTGAATGTACCATTGGCCTTCACGGGCCATGGCAGGTGTGGTCAGCGCGGTCGAAGCCATCGCCATCCCAATGACGAGTTTGCGCATTCTAAAATTCCCCTTTGTATTGGACTTGAGGCACCGGCCGTCTCTATCTTTTCCCCTTGCATGAGGCAAGCAATCAATGGCCTAATGGTGTTGCAAGAATGTCGCGAAGACATGCCTGTGGACAAAAATGCAATCGCAAAACAGGCCTGATTCCGCCAATCTGTGAGTTTAAGACACTTCAGTTGCCAGTATGCCCACTGCCAGCAACGCCTGTATCAGGGATGTGATCGCGGCGCGTGCTTGGGTGTCGATAATGGTTCCGCCAGCAGGCTCGGCAGGAGCGGCGGCGCTTTCCCACTCCGACCGGTAGACGATGGAGTGGCCCGCCGACAGGTCAAACACCTGCATGCCTTCGCGCGGCGCGACAAAGTGCCAAGCCCCGCCGATCCATACCGCAAGCTTGCCTTCCTGTCCGGCCCACGCGCTTGCCGCCTGGGCGGTAATCCGGAAGCAGTCGCCTTCATTCGGGCTTTGCGGTGGGGCGGGATGTGAGGCCATGACAGTGCGTGGGTGCAAGGCGTCGATCAGGCAGAGGGCCTGGTTGACGAAAAACTCCTTCTGGGCCTGACCGGGGATCAAGAGTGGCAGGCCAATGGTCAGTGTGGTGCTGGCAAAGGCGATCGGATCGGACATGCAAATCTCCCGGTGTTCAGAACAATGAAGCGAGCAGCAGCGGCAGCGAGCGGTCGAAGGTGCCGACCTGCCTGACCCACAGCGGCGCCGGACCGTGCGCGGCAACCAGCGCCGTCCGCTCTGCTAAAGTCAGGCGCAGCCACGCGGCATCGCGCTGCCAGGCGGCATGCGGAGCATCGATAGGGCCGTAGCCGACGAGATAGGTCTCCCGCTCCTCAACCAGCGGCACTTCGACGCT is part of the uncultured Erythrobacter sp. genome and encodes:
- a CDS encoding DUF2793 domain-containing protein codes for the protein MSDPIAFASTTLTIGLPLLIPGQAQKEFFVNQALCLIDALHPRTVMASHPAPPQSPNEGDCFRITAQAASAWAGQEGKLAVWIGGAWHFVAPREGMQVFDLSAGHSIVYRSEWESAAAPAEPAGGTIIDTQARAAITSLIQALLAVGILATEVS